Proteins encoded within one genomic window of Cucumis sativus cultivar 9930 chromosome 3, Cucumber_9930_V3, whole genome shotgun sequence:
- the LOC101219083 gene encoding altered inheritance of mitochondria protein 32 isoform X1, with translation MQGTKFGGKETIMSAHLFARTLNGLRRQATRRRLPKDEAMRLWRPHRSLSFAGKTPRESLLFFRSTNLSSSHRIQSPILLHFSESRRFSTFSIADDEKHGFSRPEMYRSNLAGTVSAYERHVFLCYRSPEVWPTRVEDSDADLLPKLLSSAIKAHKNEISFRTKLTICEAGEGTECSDGDVLIFPEMVKYRGLKDKDVEMFVEDVLLNGKLWDSGVYDVLAGSYIFVCAHGSRDKRCGVCGPVLVSKLKEEIELRGLKDQTYVYPCSHIGGHKYAGNLIIYSPDSDGRIMGHWYGYVTPDDVPELLDKHIGKGEIVERLWRGRMERTCDEEGKKEDEDKLPSTEIYKETTNKP, from the exons ATGCAGGGCACTAAGTTTGGTGGCAAAGAAACTATCATGA GCGCGCATTTATTTGCCCGTACTCTCAACGGCCTTCGGCGTCAGGCGACACGGCGGCGCCTCCCAAAAGACGAAGCTATGCGTTTATGGCGTCCACATCGTTCCCTCTCATTTGCCGGAAAAACTCCACGTGAGTCTCTCTTGTTTTTCCGTTCGACCAATCTCTCCTCTTCCCACCGAATCCAGTCGCCAATTTTGCTCCACTTCTCGGAATCTCGCCGTTTCTCTACATTTTCAATTGCCGATGACGAGAAGCATGGTTTCAGTCGGCCGGAGATGTATCGGAGCAACCTTGCTGGAACGGTTTCTGCTTACGAGCGCCATGTGTTCCTGTGTTATCGAAGTCCTGAGGTCTGGCCGACCCGCGTTGAAGACTCGGACGCCGATCTGCTGCCGAAGCTTCTATCTTCTGCCATCAAAGCTCATAAAAATGAGATCTCTTTTAGG ACAAAACTGACGATATGCGAAGCCGGGGAGGGAACGGAGTGTTCGGATGGAGATGTATTGATTTTTCCGGAAATGGTCAAATACAG GGGCTTGAAAGATAAAGATGTGGAGATGTTTGTTGAGGATGTGCTTTTGAATGGTAAACTGTGGGACTCTGGAGTATACGATGTTTTGGCTGGCTCTTACATTTTTGTATGTGCACATGGTAGTCGAGATAAGAGATGCGGTGTCTGTGGACCAGTTCTTGTTTCGAAACTTAAAGAGGAGATCGAACTTAGAGGGCTGAAGGATCAAACTTATGTCTATCCATGTTCACACATTGGTGGACACAAGTATGCTGGAAACTTGATTATATATAGCCCAGATTCAGATGGGAGAATCATGGGGCATTG GTATGGCTATGTTACTCCTGATGATGTGCCTGAATTGCTGGACAAGCATATTGGAAAGGGAGAGATAGTAGAAAGGCTTTGGAG GGGTCGAATGGAGAGGACCTGTGATGAGGAAGGTAAAAAAGAAGACGAAGATAAACTTCCTAGCACTGAAATTTATAAGGAAACTACAAACAAGCCTTAA
- the LOC101219563 gene encoding serine/threonine-protein kinase HT1 isoform X1: MGSGNGFYSTSEFNLDAKWLIDPKHLFVGPKIGEGAHAKVYEGKYKNQIVAIKMVGKGDTPERMARREARFAREVAMLSKVRHKNLVKFIGACKEPMMVIVTELLTGGTLRKFLLNLRPRSLELDVAIGFALDIARAMECLHSHGIIHRDLKPENLILTADHKTIKLADFGLAREESVTEMMTAETGTYRWMAPELYSTVTLKHGDKKHYNHKVDAYSFAIVLWELILNRLPFEGMSNLQAAYAAAFKNMRPSAENLPEDLALIVTSCWREDPNTRPNFSQIIQMLLQSLSRISPRSPVIPPRICASENVVMPPESPCTNSLMAVRHGSGEAPHGMIEETPTTSFFCFNKCY; encoded by the exons ATGGGTTCTGGTAATGGTTTTTATTCCACTAGTGAATTCAATTTGGATGCCAAATGGTTGATTGATCCTAAGCATCTTTTTGTTGGGCCAAAGATTGGGGAAGGTGCCCATGCCAAGGTGTATGAGGGAAA ATACAAAAATCAGATTGTGGCTATCAAAATGGTGGGTAAAGGAGATACTCCTGAGAGGATGGCCAGAAGAGAAGCCCGGTTTGCAAGAGAGGTTGCAATGTTGTCCAAAGTGCGACACAAGAACTTAGTGAAG TTTATTGGCGCTTGCAAGGAACCTATGATGGTTATTGTGACTGAATTACTCACAGGTGGCACATTGCGCAAATTTCTCTTGAATTTGAGGCCAAGGAGCTTGGAACTTGATGTGGCAATTGGGTTTGCGCTTGATATTGCTCGCGCAATGGAGTGTTTACACTCCCATGGAATTATACACCGTGACCTTAAACCAG AAAACTTGATCTTGACTGCAGACCATAAAACAATTAAGCTTGCTGATTTTGGTTTGGCAAGAGAAGAATCAGTAACAGAGATGATGACTGCAGAAACAGGAACGTATAGATGGATGGCTCCAGAG CTCTATAGTACGGTCACTTTAAAGCATGGAGATAAGAAGCATTATAATCACAAAGTTGATGCCTACAGCTTTGCCATTGTATTGTGGGAGCTCATCCTTAATAGGTTACCTTTTGAAGGCATGTCGAATTTGCAGGCCGCGTATGCAGCTGCTTTTAAG AACATGAGGCCCAGTGCTGAAAACCTTCCAGAGGACTTAGCTTTAATAGTGACATCATGTTGGAGAGAAGATCCAAATACAAGACCAAACTTCAGCCAGATTATACAGATGCTATTGCAGTCCCTTTCTAGAATATCACCACGATCACCTGTGATCCCACCTCGGATATGTGCTTCTGAAAACGTTGTGATGCCACCCGAATCTCCCTGTACAAATTCCTTGATGGCTGTTAGACATGGCTCAGGGGAAGCCCCACATGGCATGATCGAAGAAACACCAACAACCTCCTTCTTCTGCTTTAACAAATGTTACTGA
- the LOC101219563 gene encoding serine/threonine-protein kinase HT1 isoform X2, with product MVGKGDTPERMARREARFAREVAMLSKVRHKNLVKFIGACKEPMMVIVTELLTGGTLRKFLLNLRPRSLELDVAIGFALDIARAMECLHSHGIIHRDLKPENLILTADHKTIKLADFGLAREESVTEMMTAETGTYRWMAPELYSTVTLKHGDKKHYNHKVDAYSFAIVLWELILNRLPFEGMSNLQAAYAAAFKNMRPSAENLPEDLALIVTSCWREDPNTRPNFSQIIQMLLQSLSRISPRSPVIPPRICASENVVMPPESPCTNSLMAVRHGSGEAPHGMIEETPTTSFFCFNKCY from the exons ATGGTGGGTAAAGGAGATACTCCTGAGAGGATGGCCAGAAGAGAAGCCCGGTTTGCAAGAGAGGTTGCAATGTTGTCCAAAGTGCGACACAAGAACTTAGTGAAG TTTATTGGCGCTTGCAAGGAACCTATGATGGTTATTGTGACTGAATTACTCACAGGTGGCACATTGCGCAAATTTCTCTTGAATTTGAGGCCAAGGAGCTTGGAACTTGATGTGGCAATTGGGTTTGCGCTTGATATTGCTCGCGCAATGGAGTGTTTACACTCCCATGGAATTATACACCGTGACCTTAAACCAG AAAACTTGATCTTGACTGCAGACCATAAAACAATTAAGCTTGCTGATTTTGGTTTGGCAAGAGAAGAATCAGTAACAGAGATGATGACTGCAGAAACAGGAACGTATAGATGGATGGCTCCAGAG CTCTATAGTACGGTCACTTTAAAGCATGGAGATAAGAAGCATTATAATCACAAAGTTGATGCCTACAGCTTTGCCATTGTATTGTGGGAGCTCATCCTTAATAGGTTACCTTTTGAAGGCATGTCGAATTTGCAGGCCGCGTATGCAGCTGCTTTTAAG AACATGAGGCCCAGTGCTGAAAACCTTCCAGAGGACTTAGCTTTAATAGTGACATCATGTTGGAGAGAAGATCCAAATACAAGACCAAACTTCAGCCAGATTATACAGATGCTATTGCAGTCCCTTTCTAGAATATCACCACGATCACCTGTGATCCCACCTCGGATATGTGCTTCTGAAAACGTTGTGATGCCACCCGAATCTCCCTGTACAAATTCCTTGATGGCTGTTAGACATGGCTCAGGGGAAGCCCCACATGGCATGATCGAAGAAACACCAACAACCTCCTTCTTCTGCTTTAACAAATGTTACTGA
- the LOC105435012 gene encoding putative pentatricopeptide repeat-containing protein At3g01580, producing MKSSSRDQLVRLFEKCNSSKILAQLQCLTLKLGLTHDSFFATKLSALHSKYTSLEQAHKVFDETPTKTVHLWNALLRSYCKENQWKQTLHLFHDMVSYGITKGKPDNYTIPIVLKACAGLQALEFGKMVHGFVEKIEKTDVDMFVGASLIELYSKCGKMDEAFQVFLGFSQPDVVMWTSMITGYEQNGNAEKAVDFFSQMVIIEHLNPDPITLVSLASACTQLSDSKLGSSIHGFMIRRNLDYDLSLANSLLNLYAKTGSVNAAAKLFEKMPTKDVISWSSLIACYSHNGLAAEALNLFNEMIDRKIKFNSVTVVAALQACAVACNLEEGKRIHELVARKGLELDISVSTALIDMYMKCFSPEEALDVFEKMPKKDVVSWAALLSGYSTNGMSFKSMGTFNTMRLNNIKPDAVAMVKILVSCSDLGILQQALCLHDYVIKTGFTNNIFVGASLIELYSKCGNIVNAMKVFEGLKVKDIVTWSAIIAGYGIQGQGREALKLFNKMIETSEVMPNEVTFLSLLSACSHAGLIEEGIKIFNMMLHKYRIKPMMEHYSIIVDLLGRTGELDRALNFVEKMPIPAGPHVWGALLGAACVHHKSELGEIAAKNLFKLDPNNAGYHILLSKIYAVEKNWDNVGKLRDMVKEKRLKKMLGESVIEAGNEVHSFVANDRLHSESDQIYRLLRNLNVNMKDESHSSNSRSYLQGSVEVV from the coding sequence ATGAAAAGCTCTAGCAGGGATCAACTAGTGAGGttgtttgaaaaatgtaaCAGTAGCAAAATTCTAGCTCAATTGCAATGTCTTACGCTCAAACTTGGCCTTACTCATGATAGTTTCTTTGCCACCAAACTTAGTGCCCTGCATTCAAAATACACTTCTCTTGAGCAAGCACACAAGGTGTTTGATGAAACGCCAACCAAAACAGTACACCTCTGGAATGCTCTTCTTAGAAGCTACTGCAAAGAAAATCAATGGAAACAAACTTTACATCTCTTTCATGATATGGTATCTTATGGAATTACAAAAGGGAAACCCGACAATTACACCATTCCTATAGTTTTGAAGGCCTGTGCAGGGTTGCAAGCTCTTGAATTTGGAAAGATGGTTCATGGGTTTGTCgagaaaattgagaaaactGATGTTGACATGTTTGTTGGGGCTTCCTTGATTGAACTGTACTCGAAATGTGGAAAAATGGACGAGGCATTTCAGGTTTTCTTGGGATTTTCTCAACCAGATGTGGTTATGTGGACTTCGATGATAACTGGGTATGAGCAGAATGGAAATGCTGAGAAGGCAGttgattttttctctcaaatggTGATTATCGAGCATTTAAATCCTGATCCTATCACGCTTGTCAGCTTAGCGTCGGCGTGCACTCAACTATCAGACTCTAAGCTTGGGAGTAGCATACATGGCTTTATGATTAGACGAAATCTAGATTATGATTTATCTTTGGCTAACTCGTTGTTGAATCTATATGCGAAGACGGGATCGGTAAATGCTGCAGCCAAATTGTTTGAGAAAATGCCGACAAAAGATGTAATTTCATGGAGCTCGTTAATTGCTTGTTATTCTCACAATGGTTTAGCAGCTGAAGCACTAAATCTTTTCAATGAAATGATTGATAggaaaatcaaattcaattcaGTTACAGTGGTTGCTGCGTTACAAGCATGTGCAGTTGCATGTAACTTGGAAGAGGGAAAAAGGATCCATGAACTTGTTGCTAGGAAAGGTTTGGAGTTGGACATTTCAGTTTCCACGGCACTAATTGATATGTACATGAAGTGCTTTTCACCTGAAGAAGCCCTTGATGTCTTTGAAAAAATGCCTAAAAAAGATGTGGTTTCTTGGGCTGCCTTGCTAAGTGGTTATTCCACAAATGGAATGTCTTTCAAATCAATGGGAACCTTCAATACCATGCGGTTGAACAACATAAAACCCGATGCTGTTGCCATGGTGAAaattcttgtttcttgttcaGATTTGGGCATTCTCCAACAAGCACTTTGCCTCCATGACTATGTTATCAAAACTGGCTTTActaataacatttttgttgGAGCTTCACTCATAGAACTGTATTCAAAATGTGGTAACATAGTTAATGCCATGAAAGTATTTGAAGGGCTGAAAGTAAAAGACATTGTTACTTGGAGTGCAATCATTGCAGGTTATGGAATCCAGGGACAAGGAAGAGAAGCTTTGAAACTGTTCAACAAAATGATAGAGACATCAGAAGTTATGCCTAATGAAGTAACATTTCTCTCATTGCTATCTGCTTGTAGCCATGCTGGTTTGATTGAAGAAGGGATCAAGATATTCAACATGATGTTGCATAAATACAGAATAAAACCCATGATGGAGCATTACAGCATCATTGTCGATCTTCTTGGTCGAACCGGAGAACTCGACAGGGCTCTAAACTTTGTTGAGAAAATGCCAATTCCAGCAGGGCCCCATGTCTGGGGTGCCCTTTTAGGCGCTGCTTGTGTTCATCACAAATCTGAATTGGGAGAAATTGCAGCAAAGAATCTCTTCAAGTTAGATCCTAATAATGCAGGGTATCATATACTGCTATCTAAAATTTATGCTGTGGAGAAGAATTGGGACAATGTGGGAAAACTTAGGGATATGGTCAAGGAGAAGCGTTTGAAGAAGATGCTTGGGGAAAGTGTAATTGAAGCAGGGAATGAGGTCCATAGTTTTGTAGCTAATGATAGATTACACTCAGAATCTGACCAGATTTATAGGCTGCtaagaaatttgaatgttaATATGAAAGATGAAAGTCATAGCTCTAACTCAAGATCTTATTTACAAGGCAGTGTGGAAGTTGTATAG
- the LOC101219563 gene encoding serine/threonine-protein kinase HT1 (The RefSeq protein has 1 substitution compared to this genomic sequence), with protein sequence MGSGNGFYSTSEFNLDAKWLIDPKHLFVGPKIGEGAHAKVYEGKYKNQIVAIKMVGKGDTPERMARREARFAREVAMLSKVRHKNLVKFIGACKEPMMVIVTELLTGGTLRKFLLNLRPRSLELDVAIGFALDIARAMECLHSHGIIHRDLKPENLILTADHKTIKLADFGLAREESVTEMMTAETGTYRWMAPELYSTVTLKHGDKKHYNHKVDAYSFAIVLWELILNRLPFEGMSNLQPAYAAAFKNMRPSAENLPEDLALIVTSCWREDPNTRPNFSQIIQMLLQSLSRISPRSPVIPPRICASENVVMPPESPCTNSLMAVRHGSGEAPHGMIEETPTTSFFCFNKCY encoded by the exons ATGGGTTCTGGTAATGGTTTTTATTCCACTAGTGAATTCAATTTGGATGCCAAATGGTTGATTGATCCTAAGCATCTTTTTGTTGGGCCAAAGATTGGGGAAGGTGCCCATGCCAAGGTGTATGAGGGAAA ATACAAAAATCAGATTGTGGCTATCAAAATGGTGGGTAAAGGAGATACTCCTGAGAGGATGGCCAGAAGAGAAGCCCGGTTTGCAAGAGAGGTTGCAATGTTGTCCAAAGTGCGACACAAGAACTTAGTGAAG TTTATTGGCGCTTGCAAGGAACCTATGATGGTTATTGTGACTGAATTACTCACAGGTGGCACATTGCGCAAATTTCTCTTGAATTTGAGGCCAAGGAGCTTGGAACTTGATGTGGCAATTGGGTTTGCGCTTGATATTGCTCGCGCAATGGAGTGTTTACACTCCCATGGAATTATACACCGTGACCTTAAACCAG AAAACTTGATCTTGACTGCAGACCATAAAACAATTAAGCTTGCTGATTTTGGTTTGGCAAGAGAAGAATCAGTAACAGAGATGATGACTGCAGAAACAGGAACGTATAGATGGATGGCTCCAGAG CTCTATAGTACGGTCACTTTAAAGCATGGAGATAAGAAGCATTATAATCACAAAGTTGATGCCTACAGCTTTGCCATTGTATTGTGGGAGCTCATCCTTAATAGGTTACCTTTTGAAGGCATGTCGAATTTGCAGGCCGCGTATGCAGCTGCTTTTAAG AACATGAGGCCCAGTGCTGAAAACCTTCCAGAGGACTTAGCTTTAATAGTGACATCATGTTGGAGAGAAGATCCAAATACAAGACCAAACTTCAGCCAGATTATACAGATGCTATTGCAGTCCCTTTCTAGAATATCACCACGATCACCTGTGATCCCACCTCGGATATGTGCTTCTGAAAACGTTGTGATGCCACCCGAATCTCCCTGTACAAATTCCTTGATGGCTGTTAGACATGGCTCAGGGGAAGCCCCACATGGCATGATCGAAGAAACACCAACAACCTCCTTCTTCTGCTTTAACAAATGTTACTGA
- the LOC101219806 gene encoding uncharacterized protein LOC101219806 isoform X2 → MESIAAAVATVSLEEDDWELCNDDGFVYKRKRRRLDPAEPVAARSSAAQAVDLEAEENRRRDRRRKTLLKVRAKYQREIEQWEVLSGTLREMEERARNLQEQYRRHGEQGPPSLLEASSLTVVREKELSYASMVDDLLSQCKLCRWKLRTPSLAMFQSFVI, encoded by the exons ATGGAGTCAATTGCAGCAGCCGTAGCCACTGTCTCTCTAGAAGAAGACGATTGGGAGCTTTGCAACGACGATGGCTTCGTCTACAAGCGGAAGAGGCGCCGGCTCGACCCCGCGGAACCCGTCGCAGCTCGCTCGTCGGCGGCTCAGGCCGTGGACCTTGAGGCGGAGGAGAATCGGCGGCGCGACCGCAGGAGGAAGACGTTGTTGAAGGTTAGGGCGAAGTACCAGAGAGAGATTGAGCAATGGGAGGTTTTGTCGGGAACTTTGCGGGAGATGGAGGAGAGGGCTCGGAATCTGCAGGAACAGTACCGACGGCATGGGGAACAAGGACCGCCGTCGCTACTTGAAGCTTCATCGTTGACTGTTGTTCGAGAGAAGGAGCTTTCTTATGCGTCAATGGTGGACGATCTTCTCTCTCAG TGTAAACTATGCAGGTGGAAGCTCAGGACGCCCTCATTAGCAATGTTTCAAAGTTTTGTGATATAG
- the LOC101219806 gene encoding uncharacterized protein LOC101219806 isoform X1, whose amino-acid sequence MESIAAAVATVSLEEDDWELCNDDGFVYKRKRRRLDPAEPVAARSSAAQAVDLEAEENRRRDRRRKTLLKVRAKYQREIEQWEVLSGTLREMEERARNLQEQYRRHGEQGPPSLLEASSLTVVREKELSYASMVDDLLSQVEAQDALISNVSKFCDIAEALCQTEEDRLKQRLIDLPIWGSPRELLASLCDE is encoded by the exons ATGGAGTCAATTGCAGCAGCCGTAGCCACTGTCTCTCTAGAAGAAGACGATTGGGAGCTTTGCAACGACGATGGCTTCGTCTACAAGCGGAAGAGGCGCCGGCTCGACCCCGCGGAACCCGTCGCAGCTCGCTCGTCGGCGGCTCAGGCCGTGGACCTTGAGGCGGAGGAGAATCGGCGGCGCGACCGCAGGAGGAAGACGTTGTTGAAGGTTAGGGCGAAGTACCAGAGAGAGATTGAGCAATGGGAGGTTTTGTCGGGAACTTTGCGGGAGATGGAGGAGAGGGCTCGGAATCTGCAGGAACAGTACCGACGGCATGGGGAACAAGGACCGCCGTCGCTACTTGAAGCTTCATCGTTGACTGTTGTTCGAGAGAAGGAGCTTTCTTATGCGTCAATGGTGGACGATCTTCTCTCTCAG GTGGAAGCTCAGGACGCCCTCATTAGCAATGTTTCAAAGTTTTGTGATATAGCTGAAGCATTGTGCCAGACGGAAGAAGACCGGTTGAAGCAGCGCCTAATCGATCTTCCCATTTGGGGTTCACCCCGTGAGCTCCTGGCCTCATTGTGTGACGAGTAA
- the LOC101219962 gene encoding protein kinase PVPK-1, translated as MEPLVDGMSSLLKTQNPASTSRNLVSSRQPSPKQSRNEATSSTSYAMSQNCAKKPLRHPNGSSVSNKKHPTNLNVQNEGLTDVTKHTHVSNKGKSELVNLTDSSNKSTESSFQKKVSSEGGGAEPLVKHIIDDSKDCCSSGSDESGNQVLNASKGASTQIIDQRKSQPAEISCPSPQNSLYSTTLYAEAKQSFSNTEVSECASSIEKSSESVDITNSLDLDKSRKTSVYRGSTGSDISDESNSSSLSNAMYKPHKANDTRWEAMQVVRSHDGMLGLNHFRLLRRLGCGDIGSVYLSELTGTKTYFAMKVMDKAALASRKKLLRAQTEREILQSLDHPFLPTLYTHFETEKFSCLVMEFCPGGDLHALRQRQPGKFFPEHAARFYVAEVLLALEYLHMLGIIYRDLKPENVLVRDDGHIMLSDFDLSLRCAVSPTLVKSSNSGLEAKSSGYCVQPACIEPTCIMQPDCIQPACFTPRFLSRHRKEKKSKPKSEVYHQVSPLPELIAEPTSARSMSFVGTHEYLAPEIIKGEGHGSAVDWWTFGIFLYELLFGRTPFKGAGNRATLFNVVGQPLRFPESPSVSFAARDLIRGLLVKEPQHRLAYRRGATEIKQHPFFQSVNWALIRCANPPEVPRVDVIDFSSRMETPHTPAGEKMPGVDVKPSGNYLEIDFF; from the exons ATGGAACCACTTGTTGATGGTATGAGTTCTTTACTGAAGACTCAGAACCCGGCATCTACATCAAGGAATCTCGTTTCATCTCGCCAGCCATCTCCTAAACAATCTAGGAATGAAGCAACTTCGTCAACGTCCTATGCTATGTCTCAAAATTGTGCCAAGAAACCTCTTCGCCATCCAAATGGGTCTTCTGTAAGTAATAAAAAACATCCTACCAATTTGAACGTGCAGAATGAAGGTTTAACTGATGTGACAAAACACACACATGTTTCCAATAAGGGGAAATCCGAGCTCGTAAACCTGACAGATAGTTCAAATAAATCAACTGAAAGTTCTTTTCAGAAGAAGGTTTCTTCGGAGGGAGGTGGAGCAGAACCTCTTGTGAAGCATATTATTGATGATTCTAAGGATTGTTGCTCAAGTGGCTCAGATGAATCTGGAAATCAAGTATTGAACGCATCGAAAGGAGCTTCCACACAAATAATTGATCAACGAAAATCTCAACCAGCTGAAATATCTTGTCCAAGTCCTCAGAACAGCTTATATTCCACGACTTTATATGCAGAGGCCAAGCAAAGTTTCTCAAACACAGAAGTCAGTGAATGTGCAAGTAGCATTGAAAAGTCTAGTGAAAGCGTCGATATCACAAATTCTCTTGATCTTGACAAGAGTAGGAAAACAAGTGTTTACCGAGGGAGCACTGGCAGTGATATCAGTGATGAAAGCAACTCAAGTAGTTTAAGCAATGCCATGTATAAGCCTCATAAGGCAAACGATACAAGATGGGAAGCAATGCAAGTTGTGAGATCTCATGATGGGATGTTAGGACTTAACCATTTCCGATTGCTACGAAGACTGGGATGTGGCGATATTGGCAGTGTCTATCTTTCAGAGTTAACTGGTACCAAAACTTACTTTGCCATGAAGGTTATGGATAAGGCTGCTTTGGCAAGTAGGAAGAAGCTTCTGAGGGCTCAGACCGAACGCGAGATATTGCAATCTCTGGATCATCCTTTCCTGCCAACTTTGTACACACACTTTGAGACAGAAAAGTTCTCTTGTTTGGTAATGGAGTTTTGCCCTGGGGGCGACTTGCATGCTCTTAGGCAGAGACAGCCCGGCAAGTTTTTTCCAGAACATGCTGCAAG ATTCTATGTGGCTGAAGTTCTCCTTGCTTTGGAGTATTTGCACATGCTTGGGATAATCTACAGGGACCTAAAACCTGAAAATGTGTTAGTGAGAGACGATGGGCACATAATGCTCTCTGATTTTGACCTGTCTCTTAGATGCGCAGTCTCCCCGACACTTGTTAAATCATCGAACTCAGGTTTAGAAGCTAAAAGCTCAGGGTACTGTGTTCAGCCTGCTTGCATTGAACCTACTTGCATAATGCAGCCAGATTGTATCCAGCCTGCATGTTTTACACCTCGCTTCCTAAGCAGACacaggaaagaaaagaagtccAAACCAAAGAGTGAAGTATATCATCAAGTGAGCCCTCTACCGGAGCTCATTGCCGAGCCCACAAGTGCAAGATCAATGTCATTCGTTGGTACACACGAGTACCTAGCACCTGAAATCATAAAAGGTGAAGGCCATGGAAGTGCCGTGGATTGGTGGACTTTCGGGATCTTTCTTTACGAACTTTTGTTCGGTAGAACCCCATTCAAGGGGGCTGGGAACCGTGCTACTTTGTTTAATGTGGTTGGTCAGCCATTGAGATTTCCTGAGTCTCCTTCTGTGAGCTTTGCAGCAAGAGACTTAATCCGAGGTTTGCTTGTAAAAGAACCACAGCATCGTCTCGCATATAGGCGTGGTGCTACCGAGATCAAGCAACATCCATTCTTCCAAAGCGTGAATTGGGCACTTATCCGCTGTGCCAATCCTCCTGAAGTGCCAAGAGTAGATGTCATTGATTTCTCTTCAAGAATGGAGACACCACACACACCGGCAGGCGAAAAGATGCCGGGAGTCGATGTGAAGCCTTCAGGTAATTATTTAGAGATCGACTTCTTTTGA
- the LOC101219083 gene encoding altered inheritance of mitochondria protein 32 isoform X2 → MLFYSYFFIFTRKGAHLFARTLNGLRRQATRRRLPKDEAMRLWRPHRSLSFAGKTPRESLLFFRSTNLSSSHRIQSPILLHFSESRRFSTFSIADDEKHGFSRPEMYRSNLAGTVSAYERHVFLCYRSPEVWPTRVEDSDADLLPKLLSSAIKAHKNEISFRTKLTICEAGEGTECSDGDVLIFPEMVKYRGLKDKDVEMFVEDVLLNGKLWDSGVYDVLAGSYIFVCAHGSRDKRCGVCGPVLVSKLKEEIELRGLKDQTYVYPCSHIGGHKYAGNLIIYSPDSDGRIMGHWYGYVTPDDVPELLDKHIGKGEIVERLWRGRMERTCDEEGKKEDEDKLPSTEIYKETTNKP, encoded by the exons atgttattttattcttattttttcattttcacccGCAAAGGCGCGCATTTATTTGCCCGTACTCTCAACGGCCTTCGGCGTCAGGCGACACGGCGGCGCCTCCCAAAAGACGAAGCTATGCGTTTATGGCGTCCACATCGTTCCCTCTCATTTGCCGGAAAAACTCCACGTGAGTCTCTCTTGTTTTTCCGTTCGACCAATCTCTCCTCTTCCCACCGAATCCAGTCGCCAATTTTGCTCCACTTCTCGGAATCTCGCCGTTTCTCTACATTTTCAATTGCCGATGACGAGAAGCATGGTTTCAGTCGGCCGGAGATGTATCGGAGCAACCTTGCTGGAACGGTTTCTGCTTACGAGCGCCATGTGTTCCTGTGTTATCGAAGTCCTGAGGTCTGGCCGACCCGCGTTGAAGACTCGGACGCCGATCTGCTGCCGAAGCTTCTATCTTCTGCCATCAAAGCTCATAAAAATGAGATCTCTTTTAGG ACAAAACTGACGATATGCGAAGCCGGGGAGGGAACGGAGTGTTCGGATGGAGATGTATTGATTTTTCCGGAAATGGTCAAATACAG GGGCTTGAAAGATAAAGATGTGGAGATGTTTGTTGAGGATGTGCTTTTGAATGGTAAACTGTGGGACTCTGGAGTATACGATGTTTTGGCTGGCTCTTACATTTTTGTATGTGCACATGGTAGTCGAGATAAGAGATGCGGTGTCTGTGGACCAGTTCTTGTTTCGAAACTTAAAGAGGAGATCGAACTTAGAGGGCTGAAGGATCAAACTTATGTCTATCCATGTTCACACATTGGTGGACACAAGTATGCTGGAAACTTGATTATATATAGCCCAGATTCAGATGGGAGAATCATGGGGCATTG GTATGGCTATGTTACTCCTGATGATGTGCCTGAATTGCTGGACAAGCATATTGGAAAGGGAGAGATAGTAGAAAGGCTTTGGAG GGGTCGAATGGAGAGGACCTGTGATGAGGAAGGTAAAAAAGAAGACGAAGATAAACTTCCTAGCACTGAAATTTATAAGGAAACTACAAACAAGCCTTAA